Proteins from one Rosa chinensis cultivar Old Blush chromosome 7, RchiOBHm-V2, whole genome shotgun sequence genomic window:
- the LOC112180802 gene encoding lysine-specific demethylase 5D isoform X3 — MGKGRPRAVEKGVVGPNLSASSSSSSGSSLTIPSAPVYYPSEDEFRDPLEYICKIRAEAEPYGICRIVPPSSWKPPFALHLDSFTFPTKTQAIHQLQVRPASCDSKTFELEYNRFLEDHCGKRLRRKVVFEGEELDLCKLFNAAKRYGGYDKVVKEKKWGEVVRFVRPARKVSECSKHVLHQLYMEHLVEYEEYYNKLNKEGGRGCKRGLQEEKKGEHNAECSSSKRRRTNNNDGERARVRKLKKEEEEHDQICEQCRSGLHGEVMLLCDRCDKGWHIYCLSPPLKQIPSGNWYCLDCLNSDEDCFGFVPGKRLSLEAFRRVADRAKKKWFGAGPASRVQIEKKFWEIVEGSIGEVEVMYGSDLDTSIYGSGFPRVNDQRQESVEAKIWDEYCSSPWNLNNLPKLKGSVLRAVHNNITGVMVPWLYIGMLFSSFCWHFEDHCFYSMNYHHWGEPKCWYSVPGSEASAFEKVMRNSLPDLFDAQPDLLFQLVTMLNPSVLQENGVPVYSVLQEPGNFVITFPRSYHGGFNLGLNCAEAVNFAPADWLPHGGFGAGLYQRYHKTAVLSHEELVCVLAKSGCDSRVSPYLKKELIRIYNKEKTWRERLWKKGITKSSLMSSRKFPEYVGTEEDRTCIICQQYLYLSGVVCHCRPSTFVCLEHSERLCECKSSRLRLHYRHTLAELHDLVLAMDKHCGEETAQSRTKKRQLQCSNEPSALTKKVKGAHVNFAQLADKWLLRSSKIFHSRFSREDYVTILKEAEQFVWAGSEMNNVREMANNLKEARKWAEGVRKSVSKIESWSSHRDKDIEKIHLEYINELLSFDLLPCDEPGHLILKDYAEKARILIEEINTAMSSCPKIPELELLYYRVCEFPIYVKESERLQHKISSAKVWIEGITKCISEKQPAAIELDVLYKLKLEIPEIEVQLPQIEMLSDMVWKADSCRAQCVEILKGPIGLKDIEVLLLEWDAFTVNIPELKLLRQYHTDAVSWNARFEAVLMKVHEREDQHNVVDELEHILKDGATLKIQVDQMPLVEFELKKAQCREKALRTRESKLSLDFIQEVMVDAQGLHIEGEQIYVDMSKVLDAAIQWEERAKYILAHGAQISDFEDVLRSSENIHVTLPSLLDVKEALSKAMAWLSRSEPFLVHCSSLESGSSSLLKVHTLKELISESKNLKVSMKEIKILETVLVNCEEWEHDACSLLQDSRCLLDMTAIGEGISEGLISKIENVLARIGSMENTGLSLTFDFVELAKLKDACSLLQWCKKAISFCSAAPTLEDVESLMSDAETSCCTNASGALCDLLFEGVKWLRQATKIISASRNSTRCKLSEAEEVLTDSQSISISFPLTVTQIETAIERHKSWLEQVHQFFSLRLGERSWSVILQLKELGIAGAFYCPELDSILSEVERVQKWKRQCMDIFRIVEENSLLGSLEKIRHNLDRSLHIYDKAHGLKEEGSYACCSIGSLDQEFLTCSLCKEWIFDSRWETVSICVPVLPVSSIWNFAKWRKSSGIWRSSSSTAKDY; from the exons ATGGGTAAGGGAAGACCGAGGGCTGTGGAGAAGGGGGTGGTGGGGCCCAATTTGAGTGCTTCATCGTCTTCTTCGTCTGGGTCGTCGTTGACCATACCATCTGCACCTGTGTATTATCCTAGTGAGGATGAGTTTAGGGATCCTTTGGAGTATATATGTAAGATCAGGGCTGAGGCTGAGCCCTACGGGATTTGTAGGATAGTTCCGCCGAGTAGCTGGAAGCCCCCATTTGCTTTGCACTTGGATTCGTTTACATTTCCGACGAAGACGCAGGCTATTCACCAGTTGCAGGTGAGGCCTGCGTCGTGTGATTCGAAGACTTTTGAGTTGGAGTACAATAGATTTTTGGAGGATCACTGTGGGAAGAGGTTGAGGAGGAAGGTGGTTTTTGAAGGGGAGGAGTTGGATTTGTGTAAGCTTTTTAATGCTGCGAAGAGGTATGGGGGGTATGATAAGGTTGTGAAGGAGAAGAAGTGGGGGGAGGTTGTGAGGTTTGTGAGGCCGGCGAGGAAGGTTTCTGAGTGTTCGAAGCATGTGTTGCATCAGTTGTATATGGAGCATTTGGTTGAGTATGAGGAGTATTATAATAAGCTGAATAAAGAGGGGGGTAGGGGTTGCAAGAGGGGTTTGCAGGAGGAGAAGAAGGGTGAACATAATGCTGAATGTTCTAGCTCCAAAAGGAGGCGAACGAATAATAATGATGGTGAGAGGGCTAGGGTTCGAAAGTTAaagaaggaagaggaggaaCATGATCAGATATGTGAGCAATGCAGAAGTGGGTTGCATGGGGAAGTGATGCTTTTGTGTGATAGATGTGATAAGGGGTGGCACATATACTGTCTCTCCCCGCCTTTGAAACAGATCCCGTCAGGGAATTGGTACTGCCTAGATTGCTTGAATTCTGATGAagattgttttggttttgtgccCGGAAAGCGTTTATCACTGGAAGCTTTTAGGCGCGTGGCTGATCGGGCCAAGAAGAAATGGTTTGGGGCAGGACCTGCGTCTCGGGTGCAAATAGAGAAAAAGTTCTGGGAAATTGTGGAGGGTTCCATCGGTGAGGTTGAAGTTATGTATGGCAGCGACCTGGATACTTCCATTTATGGGAGCGGTTTTCCGCGTGTAAATGACCAGAGACAAGAGTCAGTTGAGGCCAAGATATGGGATGAATATTGCAGTAGCCCTTGGAATCTCAATAACTTGCCCAAGTTGAAAGGATCAGTTCTAAGAGCTGTTCATAATAACATTACTGGTGTTATGGTGCCTTGGCTCTATATTGGGATGCTGTTTTCATCTTTTTGCTGGCATTTTGAAGATCATTGTTTTTATTCAATGAATTATCATCACTG GGGAGAGCCCAAATGCTGGTACAGCGTCCCTGGTAGTGAAGCCAGTGCCTTTGAAAAG GTGATGCGTAACAGTCTTCCTGATCTTTTTGATGCACAACCTGATTTGCTCTTTCAGCTTGTCACTATGTTAAATCCATCTGTTTTGCAAGAGAATGGAGTTCCTGTATACAGCGTCCTACAG GAGCCTGGAAATTTTGTCATCACCTTCCCCAGGTCTTACCATGGAGGTTTTAATCTTG GTTTGAATTGTGCAGAGGCTGTCAATTTTGCCCCTGCTGACTGGTTACCTCATGGTGGGTTTGGAGCAGGGCTCTATCAGCGTTATCATAAAACTGCAGTTCTGTCTCACGAGGAGCTCGTCTGTGTGCTAGCCAAG AGTGGCTGTGACAGCAGAGTATCACCTTATTTGAAGAAAGAATTGATAAGAATATATAACAAGGAGAAAACCTGGAGAGAGCGCCTTTGGAAAAAAGGAATCACCAAATCATCTCTTATGTCTTCTCGGAAGTTCCCTGAATATGTTGGTACTGAGGAG gatCGTACGTGCATTATATGCCAGCAATATCTTTACCTCTCTGGTGTGGTTTGTCATTGTCGACCATCCACATTTGTATGTCTGGAG CACTCAGAACGTCTTTGTGAATGCAAATCCAGCAGACTCCGTCTTCACTATCGCCATACACTTGCAGAATTGCATGACTTGGTGCTTGCAATGGATAAACATTGTGGTGAGGAGACAGCACAAAGTAGAACAAAAAAAAGACAACTCCAATGCTCCAATGAACCAAGTGCTTTAACAAAAAAG GTCAAGGGTGCTCATGTTAATTTTGCTCAACTTGCGGACAAATGGCTTTTGCGCTCATCCAAGATTTTCCATAGTCGGTTTTCCAGAGAAGACTATGTTACTATATTGAAAGAAGCTGAACAATTTGTTTGGGCTGGTTCAGAGATGAATAAT GTTCGGGAAATGGCAAATAATTTGAAAGAAGCTCGGAAATGGGCAGAGGGTGTGAGAAAGTCTGTATCTAAAATTGAAAGTTGGTCATCTCATCGCGACAAAGATATAGAGAAGATTCACTTGGAATATATCAATGAGTTGCTGAGTTTTGATTTGTTGCCCTGTGATGAGCCTGGGCATCTTATTTTGAAG GATTATGCTGAAAAGGCAAGGATACTGATAGAGGAAATCAATACTGCTATGTCTTCATGCCCAAAA ATCCCTGAGTTGGAATTGTTGTACTACAGAGTTTGTGAGTTCCCTATTTATGTAAAAGAAAGTGAAAGGTTAcaacacaaaatttcatctgcaaaG GTTTGGATAGAAGGCATAACAAAATGCATCTCGGAGAAACAGCCTGCTGCAATTGAGCTTGATGTTCTTTACAAGTTGAAATTGGAG ATCCCAGAAATCGAAGTTCAACTCCCACAGATAGAAATGCTTTCTGATATGGTATGGAAAGCTGATTCATGTCGAGCTCAATGTGTTGAAATTTTGAAAGGTCCTATTGGCCTCAAG GATATTGAGGTGCTTCTTCTAGAATGGGATGCTTTTACTGTCAACATACCAGAGTTGAAGCTTTTGAGGCAGTACCACACTGATGCTGTTTCTTGGAATGCTCGCTTTGAAGCTGTTCTTATGAAAGTTCATGAAAGAGAGGATCAACATAATGTAGTTGATGAGTTAGAGCACATTCTAAAGGATGGGGCAACTTTGAAAATCCAAG TTGATCAGATGCCTTTGGTTGAGTTTGAGTTGAAAAAGGCTCAGTGCAGGGAAAAGGCTTTGAGG ACACGAGAATCGAAATTGTCTCTGGACTTCATTCAAGAAGTGATGGTGGATGCACAAGG TTTACATATTGAGGGAGAACAAATATATGTTGATATGTCCAAAGTACTTGATGCTGCCATCCAATGGGAGGAAAGAGCAAAATATATTCTTGCACATGGAGCTCAAATTTCTGACTTTGAGGATGTTCTTAG GAGTTCGGAAAACATACATGTGACTTTACCTTCTCTCCTTGATGTCAAGGAGGCACTATCAAAGGCTATGGCCTGGTTGAGTAGATCTGAGCCGTTTCTTGTGCATTGTTCTTCGTTGGAATCTGGCTCAAGTTCTTTGCTGAAAGTTCACACCTTGAAG GAGTTGATTTCTGAGTCGAAGAATCTTAAAGTATCTATGAAAGAAATTAAGATTCTTGAGACTGTTTTGGTGAACTGTGAGGAATGGGAGCATGATGCTTGCTCTCTACTGCAAGATTCAAGATGCCTATTGGATATGACGGCCATTGGTGAGGGGATAAGTGAGGGACTTATTTCCAAGATTGAAAATGTACTTGCAAGAATAGGATCCATGGAAAACACTGGTTTATCTCTTACTTTTGACTTTGTTGAGCTTGCAAAACTCAAGGATGCTTGTTCTCTGCTGCAATGGTGTAAGAAGGCTATCTCTTTCTGCTCTGCTGCTCCTACTCTTGAG GATGTTGAGAGTTTGATGAGTGATGCAGAGACTTCATGTTGTACAAATGCCTCTGGTGCACTCTGTGACTTGTTGTTTGAAGGAGTCAAATGGCTTAGGCAAGCTACAAAGATTATTTCTGCATCTAGGAATTCTACAAGATGCAAGTTGAGTGAAGCTGAAGAAGTTCTTACTGATTCCCAG AGTATTAGTATCTCCTTCCCTCTGACAgttactcaaattgaaactgcCATTGAGAGACATAA GTCTTGGCTAGAGCAAGTGCATCAATTTTTCAGCCTAAGGCTGGGGGAACGATCTTGGTCTGTTATATTACAGCTAAAG GAGCTTGGGATTGCTGGTGCTTTCTATTGCCCAGAACTAGATTCAATATTATCTGAAGTTGAAAGGGTTCAGAAGTGGAAGCGACAATGCATGGATATTTTCAGGATTGTAGAGGAGAATTCACTGCTTGGTTCTCTAGAAAAG ATACGACATAATCTGGATAGATCTCTGCATATATATGACAAGGCACATGGTTTGAAAGAGGAAGGTTCTTATGCGTGCTGCTCCATTGGTTCTCTGGATCAGGAGTTTCTTACCTGTTCTTTGTGCAAGGAATG GATCTTTGACAGTAGATGGGAAACAGTCAGCATATGTGTGCCTGTGTTGCCAGTATCTAGTATCTGGAACTTTGCAAAATGGAGGAAGTCCTCGG GGATTTGGAGGAGCTCGTCCAGCACTGCAAAAGATTATTGA